One Herbaspirillum rubrisubalbicans genomic window carries:
- the glcF gene encoding glycolate oxidase subunit GlcF, which produces MQTNLADFIRNTQAGQEADSILRSCVHCGFCTATCPTYQLLGDELDGPRGRIYLIKQVLEGKPATAATQSHLDRCLTCRNCESTCPSGVQYGRLVDIGRKVVEQQVPRPLGQRLMRTALKELVPRKWIFRPAMKAGQLVRPLLPKLLQNKVPLPQQAGAWPTRSHARQMLYLEGCVQPAMSPNINSATARVLDALGVQLFAPPKAGCCGAIRYHMNDQDGGLDDMRRNIDAWWPYIEGRDGIRADTIVMNASGCGATVKEYGHLLQHDPAYAEKARRISRMTRDISEILPEFEQELKHLLKHFNGKRVAYHPPCTLQHGQQIRGKVEGILRAAGVDVQLCADSHLCCGSAGTYSILQPELSYRLRDNKINKLQATDPDMIVTGNIGCVTHLQSGTDTPVRHWIELLDSALQQT; this is translated from the coding sequence ATGCAGACCAACTTAGCCGATTTCATCCGCAACACCCAGGCCGGCCAGGAAGCCGACAGCATCCTGCGCTCCTGCGTGCATTGCGGCTTCTGTACCGCCACCTGTCCGACCTACCAGCTGCTGGGCGATGAACTGGACGGCCCGCGTGGCCGCATCTATCTCATCAAGCAGGTGCTCGAAGGAAAACCTGCGACTGCGGCCACGCAATCGCACCTGGACCGCTGCCTGACCTGCCGCAATTGCGAATCGACCTGTCCTTCCGGTGTGCAGTATGGCCGCCTGGTGGATATCGGTCGCAAGGTGGTGGAGCAGCAGGTGCCTCGTCCCTTGGGCCAGCGCCTCATGCGTACCGCCTTGAAGGAACTGGTGCCGCGCAAGTGGATCTTCCGCCCGGCGATGAAGGCTGGCCAACTGGTGCGCCCGCTCTTGCCCAAGCTGTTGCAGAACAAGGTGCCGCTGCCGCAGCAGGCCGGTGCCTGGCCTACGCGTAGCCATGCGCGCCAGATGCTGTACCTGGAAGGTTGCGTGCAACCCGCCATGTCGCCCAACATCAACAGTGCCACCGCTCGCGTACTGGATGCGCTGGGCGTGCAATTGTTTGCGCCACCCAAGGCCGGTTGCTGCGGCGCCATCCGCTATCACATGAATGACCAGGACGGCGGGCTGGACGACATGCGGCGCAACATCGATGCCTGGTGGCCCTACATCGAAGGCCGCGATGGCATTCGCGCCGATACCATCGTCATGAACGCCTCCGGCTGCGGCGCCACCGTCAAGGAATACGGCCACCTGTTGCAACATGACCCGGCCTATGCCGAGAAAGCCCGTCGCATCTCGCGCATGACGCGTGACATCAGCGAGATCCTGCCCGAGTTCGAGCAAGAACTGAAACACCTGCTCAAGCACTTCAATGGCAAGCGCGTGGCCTACCATCCGCCCTGCACGCTGCAACACGGCCAGCAGATCCGTGGCAAGGTCGAGGGCATCCTGCGCGCGGCCGGGGTGGATGTGCAACTGTGCGCCGACAGCCACCTGTGCTGCGGCTCGGCCGGCACCTATTCGATCCTGCAACCTGAACTCTCTTACCGCCTGCGCGACAACAAGATCAACAAGCTGCAAGCCACCGACCCGGACATGATCGTCACCGGCAACATCGGTTGCGTCACCCACCTGCAATCCGGCACCGATACCCCGGTGCGGCACTGGATAGAGTTGCTGGACTCGGCCTTGCAGCAGACCTGA
- a CDS encoding acyl-CoA synthetase: MKPRAKKQNVASPSIPIRTTSETMLSKVMNLGRLLSDVARRFPQEPGLILAQGHADGSDRIICWQEINARVDALAHALTRRGVKKGDKMLVHSRNNQQIFESAWAAFKMGVVWVPTNFRITPPEAAYLGQSSGACIMLYDRGFAHYVDAVRAASPTLQHVIALAEARPDELDYEALLAEGDGSPFAEAEVDHQDPLWFFYTSGTTGHPKAGVLSHGQMAFVVTNHLADLMPGLNHQSRSLVVAPLSHGAGVHALVNTARGAASILLSSERLVVEEAWQLVEKYRVDNLFTVPTIVKLLVEDASVDRYDHASLKHVIYAGAPMYRADQVYALKKLGRVLVQYYGLGEVTGNITFLPPYMHFEDDDHPQARVGTCGIPRTGMQIAILDDDGQSLPPRQTGEICVRGPAVFMGYHNNPEANAKAFKHDWFHTGDLGHVDEEGFLYITGRSSDMYISGGSNVYPREIEEALLTHPAVSEVAVLGVPDPKWGESGLAVIVCKPGQQVDEQALLAHLETRIGKYKWPRRFVYWETMPKSGYGKIVKKQIKALLEEQGQYRL; this comes from the coding sequence ATGAAGCCACGCGCCAAAAAACAGAACGTGGCAAGTCCATCCATTCCTATCAGAACAACGAGTGAGACGATGTTAAGCAAAGTGATGAACCTGGGCCGCCTGTTGTCGGATGTGGCGCGCCGTTTTCCGCAGGAGCCGGGACTGATCCTGGCGCAGGGCCACGCCGATGGCAGCGACCGGATCATCTGCTGGCAAGAGATCAACGCCCGCGTCGATGCCCTGGCCCATGCCCTCACCCGCCGCGGCGTGAAGAAGGGCGACAAGATGCTGGTCCATTCGCGCAACAACCAGCAGATCTTCGAGAGTGCCTGGGCCGCCTTCAAGATGGGCGTGGTCTGGGTGCCGACCAATTTCCGCATCACCCCACCCGAAGCGGCCTATCTGGGCCAGTCCAGCGGCGCCTGCATCATGCTCTATGACCGTGGTTTTGCGCACTATGTGGATGCGGTCAGGGCTGCCTCGCCGACGCTGCAACATGTGATCGCCCTGGCCGAGGCCCGGCCGGATGAGCTGGATTACGAGGCGCTGCTCGCTGAAGGCGACGGCAGCCCCTTCGCAGAAGCCGAAGTCGATCACCAAGACCCGCTGTGGTTCTTCTATACCTCCGGCACCACCGGCCACCCCAAGGCGGGCGTGCTCTCGCATGGCCAGATGGCCTTCGTGGTCACCAATCACCTGGCCGACCTGATGCCGGGCCTGAACCACCAGTCGCGCTCGCTGGTGGTGGCGCCCCTGTCGCATGGCGCGGGTGTCCATGCGCTGGTCAATACCGCGCGCGGCGCGGCCAGCATCCTGCTCTCGTCCGAGCGGCTGGTGGTGGAAGAAGCCTGGCAACTGGTGGAAAAATACCGGGTCGATAACCTCTTCACCGTGCCGACCATCGTCAAGCTCCTGGTCGAGGATGCCTCGGTGGATCGCTACGATCATGCCTCCCTGAAGCACGTCATCTATGCCGGCGCGCCCATGTATCGCGCCGATCAGGTCTATGCGCTCAAGAAGCTGGGGCGGGTGCTGGTGCAGTATTACGGCCTGGGCGAAGTGACCGGCAACATTACCTTCCTGCCGCCCTACATGCACTTCGAGGACGATGACCATCCGCAGGCGCGGGTAGGAACCTGCGGCATTCCGCGCACCGGGATGCAGATCGCCATCCTCGACGACGATGGTCAGTCGCTGCCGCCGCGCCAGACCGGTGAAATCTGCGTGCGCGGCCCGGCTGTGTTCATGGGTTACCACAACAATCCCGAGGCCAATGCCAAGGCTTTCAAGCATGACTGGTTCCATACCGGCGATCTGGGTCACGTGGATGAGGAAGGCTTCCTCTACATCACGGGGCGCTCCTCTGACATGTACATCTCTGGAGGTTCAAACGTCTATCCGCGCGAGATCGAGGAAGCCTTGCTGACCCACCCCGCCGTCTCGGAAGTGGCGGTGCTGGGCGTGCCCGATCCCAAGTGGGGCGAGAGCGGGCTGGCGGTGATCGTCTGCAAGCCCGGCCAGCAGGTCGATGAGCAAGCCTTGCTGGCGCACCTGGAAACGCGCATCGGCAAGTACAAGTGGCCGCGCCGCTTCGTCTATTGGGAGACGATGCCCAAGTCGGGCTACGGCAAGATCGTCAAGAAGCAGATCAAGGCGCTGCTGGAAGAACAGGGCCAATACCGGCTCTGA
- a CDS encoding dicarboxylate/amino acid:cation symporter, with amino-acid sequence MNKRIPQAAYIFAAMLLGILVGYLIFSHYDKGEAKELAGYISIASDLFLRLIKMVIAPLVFSTLVVGIAHMGDAKSVGRIFGKSLAWFFIASLVSLALGMIMANLLQPGAGVALPAPDAAAAGLATSKFTVKEFFNHLVPKSIVEAMAQNEILQVVVFSMFFGIALAALGERGRHLLLVIDDLSHTMLKITVYVMKFAPVAVFAAMAATVAVNGLDILVSFAVFMRDFYFSLVLLWVLLIAVGFVFLKKRIFHLLVLIKEAFLLAFATASSEAAYPKLLDALDRFGVKRKISSFVMPMGYSFNLDGSMIYCTFATLFIAQAYGIHMPISTQITMMLVLMLTSKGIAGVPRASLVVIAATLHQFNIPEAGLLVILGIDTFLDMGRSATNAVGNSIASAVVAKWEGGLMTEEEAARAEVEIEHEAEAKLHTEA; translated from the coding sequence ATGAACAAACGCATCCCACAAGCCGCCTATATCTTTGCAGCCATGCTGCTGGGCATCCTGGTCGGTTATCTCATTTTCAGCCACTACGACAAGGGTGAAGCCAAGGAACTGGCAGGCTACATCTCGATCGCTTCCGACCTGTTCCTGCGCCTGATCAAGATGGTCATCGCGCCGCTGGTGTTCTCGACCCTGGTGGTGGGCATCGCCCACATGGGGGACGCCAAGTCGGTGGGCCGTATCTTCGGCAAGTCGCTGGCCTGGTTCTTCATCGCCTCGCTGGTGTCGCTGGCGCTGGGCATGATCATGGCCAACCTGCTGCAACCGGGTGCCGGTGTGGCGCTGCCTGCGCCGGACGCGGCGGCGGCCGGTCTGGCCACCAGCAAGTTCACGGTCAAGGAATTCTTCAACCACCTGGTGCCCAAGTCCATCGTGGAAGCCATGGCGCAGAATGAAATCCTGCAGGTGGTGGTGTTCTCCATGTTCTTCGGCATCGCCCTGGCGGCCCTGGGCGAGCGTGGCAGGCATCTGCTGCTGGTCATCGATGACCTCTCGCACACCATGTTGAAGATCACCGTCTATGTCATGAAGTTTGCCCCGGTGGCCGTGTTTGCGGCCATGGCTGCGACCGTGGCCGTCAATGGCCTGGACATCCTGGTCAGCTTCGCAGTCTTCATGCGCGACTTCTACTTCTCGCTGGTGCTGCTGTGGGTGCTGCTGATCGCGGTGGGCTTCGTGTTCCTGAAAAAGCGCATCTTCCACCTGCTGGTCCTGATCAAGGAAGCCTTCCTGCTGGCCTTTGCTACCGCCAGCTCGGAAGCAGCCTATCCCAAGCTGCTCGATGCGCTGGACCGCTTTGGCGTCAAGCGCAAGATTTCCAGCTTCGTCATGCCGATGGGGTATTCCTTCAACCTCGACGGTTCGATGATCTATTGCACCTTCGCCACGCTCTTCATCGCCCAAGCCTATGGCATCCACATGCCCATCTCCACCCAGATCACCATGATGCTGGTGCTGATGCTGACCTCCAAGGGCATTGCCGGCGTGCCGCGGGCCTCGCTGGTGGTGATTGCGGCCACCCTGCACCAGTTCAACATCCCGGAAGCGGGTCTGCTGGTGATCCTGGGTATCGATACCTTCCTCGACATGGGCCGTTCGGCCACCAACGCGGTGGGCAACTCGATTGCCTCGGCCGTGGTGGCCAAGTGGGAAGGTGGCTTGATGACCGAAGAGGAAGCTGCCCGCGCCGAAGTCGAGATCGAGCACGAGGCTGAAGCCAAGCTGCATACCGAAGCCTGA
- a CDS encoding TRAP transporter substrate-binding protein — protein MDHSTGKFTRRHFLKTASLASAAAATGLSSNAAHAAEFSFKYANNLPVTHPMNARAKEMAAAIAEQSKGRIELQLYPNNQLGTDTDMLSQVRAGAIDFFTLSPLILGTLVPSAQISGIGFAFKDYSQVWPAMDGELGAHVRKQIESKSTLFAFEKIWDNGYRQITNSTRPIKTADDLKGMKLRVPPSPLWTSMFKAFDAAPTSINFAEVYSALQTKIVEGQENPMAIISTAKLYEVQKYCSITNHMWDGFWFLGNKKSFERLPKDLQELMARIINEAAMNQRADVRKLNDSLVDEMKGKGLVFNNADADSFRAKLRTAGFYAEWKKKFGDEPWALLEKYTGKLA, from the coding sequence ATGGACCATTCCACTGGCAAATTCACGCGCCGTCATTTTCTGAAGACCGCTTCGCTCGCTTCTGCGGCTGCCGCCACGGGCCTGTCCAGCAATGCGGCCCACGCCGCCGAGTTCAGCTTCAAGTACGCCAACAATCTGCCGGTCACCCACCCGATGAATGCGCGCGCCAAGGAAATGGCCGCCGCCATCGCCGAGCAATCCAAGGGCCGCATCGAGTTGCAGCTCTACCCCAACAACCAGTTGGGCACCGATACCGACATGCTCTCGCAAGTGCGGGCCGGCGCCATCGATTTCTTCACGCTCTCGCCGCTGATCCTGGGGACGCTGGTGCCATCGGCGCAGATTTCCGGCATCGGCTTCGCCTTCAAGGATTACAGCCAGGTGTGGCCAGCCATGGATGGCGAACTGGGCGCGCACGTGCGCAAGCAGATCGAATCCAAATCCACCCTGTTCGCCTTCGAGAAGATCTGGGACAACGGCTATCGCCAGATCACCAACAGCACCCGTCCCATCAAGACCGCCGACGACCTCAAGGGCATGAAGCTGCGCGTGCCGCCCAGCCCCCTGTGGACCTCGATGTTCAAGGCCTTCGATGCAGCCCCGACCTCGATCAACTTCGCCGAGGTCTATTCAGCCCTGCAGACCAAGATCGTGGAAGGCCAGGAAAACCCCATGGCCATCATCTCCACGGCCAAGCTCTACGAAGTGCAGAAGTACTGTTCCATCACCAACCACATGTGGGATGGCTTCTGGTTCCTGGGCAACAAGAAGTCCTTCGAGCGCCTGCCCAAGGACTTGCAGGAACTGATGGCGCGCATCATCAACGAAGCCGCCATGAATCAGCGCGCCGATGTGCGCAAGCTCAACGATTCGCTGGTCGATGAAATGAAGGGCAAGGGGCTGGTCTTCAACAATGCCGACGCCGACTCCTTCCGCGCCAAGTTGCGCACGGCCGGGTTCTACGCCGAGTGGAAAAAGAAGTTCGGTGACGAACCCTGGGCACTGCTGGAAAAATACACCGGCAAGCTGGCCTGA
- a CDS encoding acetyl-CoA acetyltransferase, with amino-acid sequence MTASASSPCITGWHHSQFGKLDGIDPEVLIGQVAKAAIEHAGLPPEDIDSVHFGTFNAGFLYQDFPSSLVMNTLPQLRFKPATRLENACATGSAAIHSGLQAIQAGHAKHVLVIGFEKMTELATAQVGEVLLKACYTKEEAGIPGGFAGVFGKIAQSYFERFGDQSDALAMIAAKNHKNGMANPYAHMRKDFGFEFCRTVSDKNPFVAGPLKRTDCSLISDGAAALVISAADVARSMPRAVQFRAAVHVNDFLPLSRRDPTRFEAAELAWKKALGQASLSLDDLSLVETHDCFTVAELLEYEAMGLAPHGQGARVIAEGITAKDGKLPVNPSGGLKSKGHPVGATGVSMHVMAAMQAAHDAGDMQIANARYAGVFNMGGAAVANYVSILERVN; translated from the coding sequence ATGACTGCTTCTGCATCCTCACCCTGCATCACCGGCTGGCATCATTCCCAATTCGGCAAGCTCGACGGTATCGATCCCGAAGTGCTGATCGGCCAGGTGGCCAAGGCCGCCATCGAGCACGCCGGGCTGCCACCGGAAGACATCGATTCGGTCCACTTCGGCACCTTCAATGCCGGCTTCCTGTATCAGGATTTTCCTTCTTCACTGGTCATGAACACGCTGCCGCAACTGCGCTTCAAACCCGCCACGCGGCTGGAAAATGCCTGTGCCACCGGCTCGGCGGCGATCCATTCCGGCCTGCAGGCGATCCAGGCCGGGCACGCCAAGCACGTGCTGGTGATCGGCTTTGAAAAGATGACCGAACTGGCCACCGCGCAGGTGGGCGAAGTCTTGCTCAAGGCTTGCTATACCAAGGAAGAAGCCGGCATTCCGGGCGGCTTTGCGGGGGTCTTCGGCAAGATCGCGCAGAGCTACTTCGAGCGCTTTGGCGACCAGTCCGATGCGCTGGCCATGATCGCGGCCAAGAACCACAAGAATGGCATGGCCAACCCTTACGCCCACATGCGCAAGGATTTCGGTTTCGAGTTCTGCCGTACCGTGTCCGACAAGAATCCCTTCGTGGCCGGTCCGCTCAAGCGCACCGATTGCTCGCTCATCTCCGATGGCGCGGCGGCCTTGGTCATCAGCGCTGCCGATGTGGCGCGCTCGATGCCGCGTGCGGTGCAGTTCCGCGCCGCGGTGCACGTCAATGATTTCCTGCCGCTGTCGCGTCGCGACCCGACCCGTTTCGAAGCGGCCGAGCTGGCCTGGAAGAAGGCGCTGGGCCAAGCCAGCCTGAGCCTGGATGATCTGTCGCTGGTGGAAACCCATGACTGCTTCACCGTGGCCGAGCTGCTGGAATACGAAGCCATGGGCCTGGCCCCGCACGGCCAGGGCGCACGCGTGATCGCCGAGGGCATCACCGCCAAGGATGGCAAGCTGCCGGTCAATCCTTCCGGTGGCCTCAAGTCCAAGGGCCATCCGGTGGGTGCTACCGGCGTGTCCATGCACGTAATGGCGGCCATGCAGGCGGCCCACGATGCGGGGGACATGCAGATCGCCAATGCGCGTTATGCCGGCGTGTTCAACATGGGGGGCGCGGCGGTGGCCAACTATGTGAGCATTCTGGAGCGTGTGAACTAA
- the glcE gene encoding glycolate oxidase subunit GlcE: protein MQEQAQQAQQNPETVLVSFRERILAGRPLQIRGGGTKDWYGQTPSGEVLDTRAYRGIVDYEPTELVVTARCGTPLSEIDAALAEHNQMLAWEPPRFGGAATVGGMVAAGLSGPARASAGAVRDFVLGAVLMDAQGEQLHFGGQVMKNVAGYDIARLLAGSMGTLGLILQVSLKVLPRPFASSTRVFEINQEGALRLLNQSAGQPLPLVASAWLDNVLTIRLAGAQAAVDSAIAKLGGAELIHSEDVWTDLREQTHPFFADPQAPLWRLSVPSVVPPIDLPGRQLIEWGGAQRWLRPDSRLDAVSIRAAALAVGGHASLHRGGDKAIGVFHPLQPAVEKIHRNLKQQFDPRGIFNPGRLYASL from the coding sequence ATGCAAGAGCAAGCTCAACAAGCGCAACAAAACCCGGAGACCGTGCTGGTCTCGTTCCGTGAACGCATCCTGGCAGGCCGTCCCTTGCAGATTCGCGGCGGCGGCACCAAGGATTGGTATGGCCAGACGCCATCGGGCGAAGTGCTCGACACGCGGGCCTATCGCGGCATCGTCGATTACGAACCGACCGAACTGGTCGTCACCGCCCGTTGCGGCACGCCGCTCTCCGAGATCGATGCGGCCTTGGCCGAGCACAATCAGATGCTGGCCTGGGAGCCGCCGCGCTTCGGTGGCGCCGCCACCGTGGGCGGTATGGTGGCCGCCGGCCTGTCCGGCCCGGCGCGCGCCAGTGCCGGCGCGGTACGCGACTTCGTGCTGGGTGCGGTATTGATGGATGCCCAGGGCGAGCAATTGCATTTCGGTGGTCAGGTGATGAAGAACGTCGCCGGCTATGACATCGCGCGCCTGTTGGCCGGCTCGATGGGCACGCTGGGACTGATTCTGCAGGTGTCGCTGAAGGTCTTGCCGCGGCCCTTTGCCAGCAGCACCCGGGTCTTCGAGATCAATCAGGAAGGCGCACTGCGGCTGTTGAACCAGAGTGCCGGCCAGCCGCTGCCGCTGGTGGCCAGCGCCTGGCTCGACAATGTGCTCACGATCCGTTTGGCCGGCGCCCAGGCGGCCGTTGATTCAGCAATCGCAAAGTTGGGCGGCGCCGAGTTAATTCATTCTGAAGATGTCTGGACCGACCTGCGTGAACAGACGCATCCCTTCTTCGCTGATCCGCAGGCACCGCTGTGGCGCCTGTCCGTCCCTTCCGTGGTGCCGCCCATCGACCTGCCGGGGCGGCAACTGATCGAGTGGGGCGGGGCCCAGCGCTGGCTGCGCCCGGACAGCAGGCTCGATGCGGTCAGCATCCGCGCCGCGGCGCTGGCCGTGGGCGGCCATGCCAGTCTGCATCGCGGTGGCGACAAGGCCATCGGGGTGTTCCATCCGCTGCAACCGGCCGTGGAAAAGATCCACCGCAACTTGAAGCAGCAATTCGACCCGCGCGGCATCTTCAATCCCGGCCGCCTGTACGCCAGCCTGTAA
- a CDS encoding phosphocholine-specific phospholipase C encodes MGGHSRRDFLRFSATLAGAASATAMLPASIRKAMAIAPQGRTGSIEDVEHIVVFMQENRSFDHYLGHLSGVRGYNDRFPVTLPNGRPVWFQPRQEDASALIAPFRYDTTDPAMNAQCVGSLSHTWATTHGALNAGRADQWAQQKSNMCMGYHVREDIPFHYALADAFTVCDQYFCSIPGNTHPNRMYLMTGMVDPLGTGGGPLLDNTDYIDNQFSHVKLPPFTWTTYPERLERAGISWQVYQQGTDFDKFSGNYGTNMLASFENFVHAPIGSSLYERGMSTRTIAQLKADVEQGSLPQVSWLLPPAVYSEHPDYTPLYGASYLSDILDALTANPEVWSKTVLFVMYDENDGFFDHIVPPQAPTLPGSGKSTVDIALERHVHVTPRQQGQFSADQLPYGLGPRVPMFVVSPWSRGGRVNSQVFDHTSVLQFIERRFGVKEPNISPWRRAVCGDLSSTLDFTRRDASPPRLPDTRHYVADADQQCRRPVAISAPALDAALSMTPQEPGLRPACALPYALHVTGWLDAQGYTLTLDNVGTQGAHFWVYTDAQGAHAAAAAPRGYTVEAGKQLRDRWALSAEGHYHLSVWGPNGYFRRFVGQVAAGSLAEPDLRTHYDAAAGVLTVTLLNPGTMPLTATVSDLAYGQPARTVRVLPGQSVSSRWELAASHHWYDLQWRIAEAPHWLRRLAGHLETGHPSMSDPAATTPVTTAI; translated from the coding sequence ATGGGCGGCCATTCCCGACGCGATTTTCTAAGATTTTCTGCCACGCTGGCGGGGGCGGCGAGCGCCACTGCGATGTTGCCGGCCTCCATTCGCAAGGCCATGGCCATCGCCCCGCAGGGGCGCACCGGCAGCATCGAGGATGTCGAACATATCGTGGTCTTCATGCAGGAGAACCGTTCCTTCGACCACTACCTCGGGCATCTGTCGGGTGTGCGTGGCTACAATGACCGCTTCCCGGTGACCCTGCCCAATGGCCGCCCGGTGTGGTTCCAGCCGCGCCAGGAGGATGCCTCTGCACTGATCGCGCCGTTCCGCTACGACACCACCGATCCCGCCATGAATGCGCAGTGCGTCGGTAGTCTCTCGCATACCTGGGCGACCACGCATGGTGCGCTCAACGCTGGCCGTGCCGACCAGTGGGCGCAGCAGAAGAGCAATATGTGCATGGGCTACCACGTGCGTGAAGATATTCCCTTCCATTACGCCCTGGCCGATGCCTTCACCGTCTGCGACCAGTATTTCTGTTCCATCCCCGGCAATACCCACCCCAACCGCATGTACCTGATGACCGGCATGGTCGATCCGCTGGGCACAGGCGGTGGGCCGCTGCTGGACAATACCGATTACATCGACAACCAGTTCAGCCACGTCAAGTTGCCGCCCTTCACCTGGACCACCTATCCCGAACGCCTGGAGCGGGCCGGCATTTCCTGGCAGGTCTACCAGCAGGGTACCGACTTCGACAAGTTCAGCGGCAACTACGGTACCAACATGCTGGCCAGCTTCGAGAACTTCGTCCATGCCCCCATCGGCTCTTCCCTGTATGAGCGCGGCATGAGTACGCGCACGATCGCGCAACTGAAGGCCGATGTGGAGCAGGGCAGCTTGCCGCAGGTATCCTGGCTGCTGCCGCCGGCGGTGTATTCGGAACACCCGGACTACACGCCGCTGTATGGTGCCAGCTACTTATCTGACATCTTGGATGCGCTCACCGCCAATCCCGAGGTGTGGAGCAAGACGGTGCTGTTCGTGATGTATGACGAAAACGATGGCTTCTTCGATCACATCGTGCCGCCCCAAGCGCCGACCTTGCCCGGCTCGGGCAAGAGCACGGTCGATATCGCCCTGGAGCGCCATGTGCATGTCACCCCGCGCCAGCAGGGCCAGTTCAGCGCCGACCAGTTGCCCTATGGCCTGGGGCCGCGGGTGCCGATGTTCGTGGTCTCGCCGTGGTCGCGCGGCGGGCGCGTCAATTCGCAGGTCTTCGATCACACCTCGGTACTGCAATTCATCGAGCGCCGCTTCGGTGTGAAGGAACCGAATATCTCACCCTGGCGCCGCGCGGTCTGCGGCGATCTGAGTTCGACACTGGACTTCACCCGGCGCGACGCGTCGCCGCCGCGCCTGCCCGACACCCGCCACTACGTGGCCGATGCCGACCAGCAATGCCGACGCCCGGTGGCCATCAGCGCCCCGGCCTTGGATGCGGCACTGAGTATGACGCCCCAGGAGCCGGGTCTGCGCCCGGCCTGTGCCTTGCCCTATGCGCTGCATGTGACCGGCTGGCTCGATGCGCAAGGCTATACCCTGACGCTGGACAATGTCGGCACCCAAGGCGCGCATTTCTGGGTCTATACCGATGCCCAAGGCGCTCACGCTGCCGCTGCCGCCCCGCGTGGCTACACCGTGGAAGCCGGCAAGCAATTGCGCGACCGGTGGGCGCTTTCAGCCGAAGGCCACTACCACCTCAGCGTCTGGGGACCGAACGGTTATTTCCGCCGCTTCGTGGGGCAGGTTGCCGCAGGCAGCCTTGCAGAGCCGGACCTGCGCACCCATTACGATGCCGCCGCCGGCGTGCTCACGGTGACCTTGCTCAACCCTGGCACCATGCCCTTGACGGCCACCGTCAGCGACCTGGCCTATGGCCAGCCGGCGCGCACCGTGCGGGTATTGCCGGGGCAGAGCGTGAGCAGCCGCTGGGAGCTGGCCGCCAGCCATCACTGGTACGACCTGCAATGGCGCATTGCCGAAGCGCCGCACTGGCTGCGCCGCCTGGCCGGCCATCTGGAAACCGGTCACCCCAGCATGAGCGACCCGGCCGCCACGACACCGGTGACCACGGCGATCTGA